A window from Candidatus Eisenbacteria bacterium encodes these proteins:
- a CDS encoding flagellar basal body-associated FliL family protein, translating to MAQRKVPPLIAASVVTLVLTIVGFWGWVATAPGTVAHITRMQAKLNDASCVFSADVVLRNRADEWEFERKQVQVRAAIVDLLRTKSRYMVSSAVAREALRLQMLREVNRVMAEPAARELQFTEFVLS from the coding sequence ATGGCGCAGCGCAAGGTTCCGCCGCTGATCGCGGCCTCCGTCGTGACGCTCGTGCTCACCATCGTGGGCTTCTGGGGCTGGGTCGCGACGGCGCCGGGCACGGTCGCCCACATCACGCGCATGCAGGCGAAGCTCAACGATGCGAGCTGCGTCTTCAGCGCGGACGTCGTCCTGCGCAATCGCGCCGACGAGTGGGAGTTCGAGCGCAAGCAGGTCCAGGTCCGGGCGGCCATCGTCGACCTTCTGCGCACCAAGAGCCGCTACATGGTGTCGAGCGCCGTCGCGCGCGAGGCGCTTCGCCTGCAGATGCTCCGGGAGGTGAACCGGGTGATGGCGGAGCCGGCGGCGCGGGAGCTGCAGTTCACCGAGTTCGTGTTGTCGTAG
- a CDS encoding MFS transporter — protein MPPSAYTARLAYFVVFLGAGVWLPYMPLYLASLGFGGWQIGLLGAMAPGLRWASAIVLGWIADRRRNRQRLLVITAAAGSLCFVPLLFVREFGMLVLVFIGVNLCHGTLIPMVDAIVVDHLEELGNDYGRLRLWGSLSFIVGAAVSAPLVDAYGAGIVPALIVVPSVFLAPVMSLLPRGQRGHPEHAQPPWALVTPPMAAFLATVFLAQASCGAWAGFFALHVRALGLPSSLPGITFALAVVGEVALFHWGRRVLGWISPGDLILVTLAVTVVRWMLSAVVTAQWAVVAVQLGHVFTFSAFHLAAVALVVELVPPANATSGQSLYGLVGFGLGGTIGIALAGVLVDRLGTQGLFWFEAAVASAGVLPAWWLRRIVAHGRVTGHV, from the coding sequence ATCCCACCCTCGGCGTACACCGCGCGGCTCGCGTACTTCGTCGTCTTCCTCGGCGCCGGCGTCTGGCTGCCGTACATGCCGTTGTACCTGGCGTCGCTCGGCTTCGGCGGCTGGCAGATCGGCCTGCTCGGCGCCATGGCACCGGGCCTGCGCTGGGCGAGCGCGATCGTGCTCGGCTGGATCGCCGATCGACGTCGCAACCGCCAGCGTCTGCTCGTGATCACGGCGGCCGCCGGATCGCTCTGCTTCGTTCCGCTCCTCTTCGTGCGCGAGTTCGGGATGCTGGTTCTCGTCTTCATCGGTGTGAACCTCTGCCACGGCACGCTCATCCCCATGGTGGACGCGATCGTGGTCGACCACCTGGAGGAGCTCGGAAACGACTACGGGCGCCTGCGGTTGTGGGGCTCGCTCTCGTTCATCGTGGGCGCGGCGGTGAGCGCGCCGCTTGTGGACGCATACGGCGCGGGGATCGTCCCCGCGCTCATCGTCGTGCCGAGCGTCTTCCTGGCACCGGTCATGTCCCTCTTGCCGCGCGGGCAACGCGGGCATCCGGAGCACGCGCAGCCGCCCTGGGCGCTCGTGACGCCGCCGATGGCGGCCTTCCTGGCGACGGTCTTCCTCGCCCAGGCGAGCTGCGGCGCCTGGGCGGGGTTCTTCGCGCTCCACGTCCGCGCGCTGGGCCTACCGAGCTCGCTGCCGGGCATCACGTTCGCGCTCGCCGTGGTGGGCGAGGTGGCGCTCTTCCACTGGGGACGGCGCGTGCTCGGATGGATCTCGCCGGGGGATCTGATCCTCGTGACGCTCGCCGTCACGGTCGTGCGCTGGATGCTCTCGGCGGTCGTGACGGCGCAGTGGGCCGTCGTGGCCGTGCAGCTGGGGCACGTCTTCACCTTCTCGGCATTCCATCTGGCCGCGGTCGCGCTCGTAGTCGAGCTGGTACCGCCCGCGAATGCCACCAGCGGGCAGTCGCTCTACGGGCTCGTCGGCTTCGGGCTCGGCGGGACGATCGGCATTGCGCTCGCCGGCGTGCTCGTCGATCGGCTGGGGACGCAGGGCCTCTTCTGGTTCGAGGCGGCGGTGGCGTCCGCCGGTGTCCTGCCAGCGTGGTGGCTTCGCCGGATCGTGGCACATGGGCGCGTCACCGGACATGTCTGA